A stretch of the Uranotaenia lowii strain MFRU-FL chromosome 3, ASM2978415v1, whole genome shotgun sequence genome encodes the following:
- the LOC129753272 gene encoding uncharacterized protein LOC129753272 has protein sequence MAADPGGGTPPTTFGSRFQVLTVDEESNGTIGWKTAKKQRNGKRTAQRNDLHEQQFVKQLRTGGCDNGGRFLVVTRTDPECTMDDLNPFVIKKYFDNITSGVQISRSKEGTLLLKTLDRYQAEKLLKLTKLCESVSVKITEHTTMNRSKGTIFCPDLNKLDDTVILEYLKGAHVTEVKRMQRKNSKGKLEDTGSFILTFNLSYLPQTIEVGFYSCRIRLYVPNPMKCTCCLRFGHRKDQCKGNQVCASCGLLLHNGTPCPRPLTCINCNGSHHALSKQCPKFIDELEIQRIRVTERIPMKEARQKRRLQVPQAVFGFLPSSRPTFAHVVQSSVAPITTPTPSQQPQQQRAYERKINNPPSSPTRSLELPETSSSHQNSSLVCTPDVDGTTEARTLTEMMPKPLLPQATMTKTDTTDDRNNLILLKIQMITHIAQILTIQCQKTLGF, from the exons ATGGCCGCCGATCCAGGTGGCGGAACCCCACCGACCACGTTTGGTTCAAGGTTTCAAGTTTTGACCGTTGATGAAGAAAGCAACGGAACTATTGGATGGAAAACAGCCAAAAAGCAAAGAAATGGGAAAAGAACAGCACAGCGAAACGACCTCCACGAGCAACAATTCGTCAAGCAGTTGAGGACAGGAGGTTGCGACAATGGCGGACGGTTTCTGGTCGTAACTAGGACGGATCCAGAATGCACCATGGACGATCTCAATCcgtttgttattaaaaagtactTCGACAACATAACATCTGGAGTACAAATTTCGAGATCCAAGGAAGGTACGTTACTTCTGAAGACCCTTGATCGTTACCAAGCGGAAAAACTTCTGAAGCTAACGAAGTTATGTGAAAGTGTTTCCGTCAAAATCACTGAACATACCACGATGAATCGATCCAAAGGAACCATCTTTTGCCCGGATCTGAACAAGCTCGATGACACTGTTATATTGGAATATCTGAAGGGAGCCCATGTGACAGAAGTTAAGCGCATGCAACGAAAGAATTCCAAAGGCAAACTTGAGGACACCGGCTCGTTTATTCTCACCTTCAATCTGAGTTACTTGCCACAGACGATTGAAGTTGGTTTTTACAGCTGCCGCATAAGGTTGTACGTTCCCAATCCAATGAAATGTACTTGCTGCCTCCGATTTGGACATCGAAAAGATCAATGTAAAGGTAACCAAGTTTGCGCATCTTGTGGACTTCTACTCCACAACGGAACACCATGCCCCAGACCATTAACCTGCATCAACTGCAACGGAAGCCATCATGCATTGTCTAAACAATGTCCGAAATTTATCGACGAATTAGAAATCCAGAGAATAAGAGTTACTGAACGAATTCCAATGAAAGAAGCGAGACAAAAACGACGCCTCCAGGTACCACAAGCAGTCTTTGGATTTTTACCATCATCTCGACCAACATTCGCCCACGTTGTGCAAAGCAGCGTGGCACCAATTACAACACCAACACCAAGCCAACAACCCCAACAACAGCGAGCATATGAACGAAAAATCAACAACCCACCATCAAGCCCCACCCGTTCTCTTGAGTTACCGGAAACAAGCAGTTCTCACCAAAACTCCTCTCTCGTGTGCACTCCCGACGTCGATGGAACTACGGAAGCCCGAACGCTGACCGAAATGATGCCGAAACCACTGTTGCCACAGGCGACGATGACGAAGACGGATACGACTGATGATAGGAACAAC TTGATATTactgaaaattcaaatgatCACCCACATAGCCCAGATACTAACGATACAATGTCAGAAAACTTTAGGATTTTGA